Proteins from a genomic interval of Quercus robur chromosome 9, dhQueRobu3.1, whole genome shotgun sequence:
- the LOC126698714 gene encoding cyclic nucleotide-gated ion channel 1-like isoform X3 — MNDGVDPGKQGTMRKTILQNLKLENKYLQMWNMMFVVSCTIAVSVDPLFFYLPVINEENKCLALDDKLKIAAICLRSVTDMVYVMNIILQFLCPSIDEAPLKLGRTVLVTDAWRIAKRYLLSYYLIDILAILPIPQVVVPIIFSEMRGSGFLNKRKFLNAVVLFQYVPRVLRIYLSWRKLISTDNNLSRIVWVKAAFNFFLYILASHVLGAFWYFFSIERETACWHIACRNHIGCNQSSFNCRYSVGNQTFLNDYCSVETPNAATPFNFGIFIDAIKSGTVASNDIPKKFAYCFWWGLRNLSSLGQNLQTSTYIWENCFAVSISIFGFLLILYFIGNLQTYMQLATQRSEEIIQKLKSKELDVKLWIHRNELPPGLEYEIMHNIPHILEEKKDIDAEKPLLHLPIELKRKIKHHLCEPLLKKVPMLGKKNQLLQMICDYLKPVYYNEHSYIVREGEPLDAAIFVTQGIIWSFATSNGEGTVSSGAQCIEKGHFYGQDLLDWALNDSPTSLDLSKLPISTKTVKTHAKVEGFALMANDLKTVVSKWKTEAASALQAAWRRRSHPEKKNEKPSQSASENKN; from the exons TAAACTAGAGAATAAGTACCTGCAAATGTGGAATATGATGTTTGTTGTTTCTTGTACAATTGCAGTATCAGTGGATCCTCTGTTCTTTTATCTTCCCGTGATCAATGAAGAAAACAAGTGCCTAGCATTGGatgataaattaaaaattgcAGCTATTTGTTTGCGATCAGTCACCGATATGGTTTATGTCATGAATATCATTTTGCAATTTCTTTGCCCTTCTATAGATGAGGCTCCTCTGAAACTTGGACGAACTGTGTTAGTTACAGATGCTTGGCGAATAGCAAAGAGGTACTTGTTGTCCTACTACCTAATCGACATTCTTGCTATTCTTCCCATCCCACAG GTGGTAGTGCCCATTATTTTTTCGGAAATGAGGGGCTCAGGATTCTTGAATAAAAGGAAGTTCCTGAATGCTGTTGTTCTTTTCCAATATGTGCCAAGAGTTCTACGAATCTACCTATCATGGAGGAAACTTATCAGCACTGACAACAACCTTTCCAGAATTGTATGGGTGAAAGCTGCTTTCAATTTCTTTCTATATATCCTTGCCAGTCAT GTGCTGGGTGCCTTctggtatttcttttctatcgaACGAGAGACAGCTTGCTGGCACATAGCCTGTAGAAATCATATTGGATGCAATCAAAGTTCATTTAACTGTCGTTATAGTGTAGGAAATCAAAcatttttaaatgattattgCTCAGTAGAGACACCAAATGCTGCAACTCCttttaattttggaatattCATTGATGCCATTAAATCTGGTACCGTGGCATCCAATGATATTCCTAAAAAGTTTGCATACTGTTTCTGGTGGGGCCTGCGAAATTTGAG TTCTCTTGGTCAAAACCTTCAAACAAGTACTTATATCTGGGAAAATTGCTTCGCTGTTTCGATTTCAATCTTCGGCTTTCTGTTGATTTTGTATTTCATTGGAAATTTGCAG ACATATATGCAATTAGCAACTCAAAGGTCGGAGGAGATTATACAAAAGTTGAAATCTAAAGAACTGGATGTAAAGTTGTGGATTCATAGAAACGAGCTCCCACCTGGTCTAGAATACGAGATCATGCACAACATTCCACACATactagaagaaaagaaagatattgATGCAGAGAAGCCACTTCTTCATCTTCCCATAGAACTCAAAAGGAAGATTAAGCACCATCTTTGTGAGCCTCTTCTAAAGAAA GTGCCAATGCTTGGTAAAAAAAACCAACTGTTGCAAATGATATGTGACTATCTCAAGCCAGTGTACTACAATGAGCACAGCTATATTGTTCGGGAGGGAGAACCACTTGATGCAGCGATTTTTGTCACGCAAGGCATTATATGGAGCTTCGCAACCAGTAATGGTGAGGGTACTGTCTCCTCAGGGGCTCAGTGCATTGAAAAAGGTCATTTTTATGGACAAGATCTTCTAGATTGGGCTTTGAACGACTCCCCCACATCACTTGACCTATCCAAGCTCCCAATCTCTACAAAAACTGTCAAAACCCATGCAAAAGTTGAAGGCTTTGCTCTAATGGCCAACGATTTGAAGACTGTAGTTTCCAAATGGAAAACCGAAGCAGCTTCTGCTTTACAAGCCGCATGGCGCCGCCGCAGCCATCCtgaaaagaagaatgaaaagcCTTCCCAGTCGGcttcagaaaacaaaaactag
- the LOC126698714 gene encoding cyclic nucleotide-gated ion channel 1-like isoform X1: protein MNLTVELWRPAVASEDFNSQGNHDNERQVLMNDGVDPGKQGTMRKTILQNLKLENKYLQMWNMMFVVSCTIAVSVDPLFFYLPVINEENKCLALDDKLKIAAICLRSVTDMVYVMNIILQFLCPSIDEAPLKLGRTVLVTDAWRIAKRYLLSYYLIDILAILPIPQVVVPIIFSEMRGSGFLNKRKFLNAVVLFQYVPRVLRIYLSWRKLISTDNNLSRIVWVKAAFNFFLYILASHVLGAFWYFFSIERETACWHIACRNHIGCNQSSFNCRYSVGNQTFLNDYCSVETPNAATPFNFGIFIDAIKSGTVASNDIPKKFAYCFWWGLRNLSSLGQNLQTSTYIWENCFAVSISIFGFLLILYFIGNLQTYMQLATQRSEEIIQKLKSKELDVKLWIHRNELPPGLEYEIMHNIPHILEEKKDIDAEKPLLHLPIELKRKIKHHLCEPLLKKVPMLGKKNQLLQMICDYLKPVYYNEHSYIVREGEPLDAAIFVTQGIIWSFATSNGEGTVSSGAQCIEKGHFYGQDLLDWALNDSPTSLDLSKLPISTKTVKTHAKVEGFALMANDLKTVVSKWKTEAASALQAAWRRRSHPEKKNEKPSQSASENKN from the exons TAAACTAGAGAATAAGTACCTGCAAATGTGGAATATGATGTTTGTTGTTTCTTGTACAATTGCAGTATCAGTGGATCCTCTGTTCTTTTATCTTCCCGTGATCAATGAAGAAAACAAGTGCCTAGCATTGGatgataaattaaaaattgcAGCTATTTGTTTGCGATCAGTCACCGATATGGTTTATGTCATGAATATCATTTTGCAATTTCTTTGCCCTTCTATAGATGAGGCTCCTCTGAAACTTGGACGAACTGTGTTAGTTACAGATGCTTGGCGAATAGCAAAGAGGTACTTGTTGTCCTACTACCTAATCGACATTCTTGCTATTCTTCCCATCCCACAG GTGGTAGTGCCCATTATTTTTTCGGAAATGAGGGGCTCAGGATTCTTGAATAAAAGGAAGTTCCTGAATGCTGTTGTTCTTTTCCAATATGTGCCAAGAGTTCTACGAATCTACCTATCATGGAGGAAACTTATCAGCACTGACAACAACCTTTCCAGAATTGTATGGGTGAAAGCTGCTTTCAATTTCTTTCTATATATCCTTGCCAGTCAT GTGCTGGGTGCCTTctggtatttcttttctatcgaACGAGAGACAGCTTGCTGGCACATAGCCTGTAGAAATCATATTGGATGCAATCAAAGTTCATTTAACTGTCGTTATAGTGTAGGAAATCAAAcatttttaaatgattattgCTCAGTAGAGACACCAAATGCTGCAACTCCttttaattttggaatattCATTGATGCCATTAAATCTGGTACCGTGGCATCCAATGATATTCCTAAAAAGTTTGCATACTGTTTCTGGTGGGGCCTGCGAAATTTGAG TTCTCTTGGTCAAAACCTTCAAACAAGTACTTATATCTGGGAAAATTGCTTCGCTGTTTCGATTTCAATCTTCGGCTTTCTGTTGATTTTGTATTTCATTGGAAATTTGCAG ACATATATGCAATTAGCAACTCAAAGGTCGGAGGAGATTATACAAAAGTTGAAATCTAAAGAACTGGATGTAAAGTTGTGGATTCATAGAAACGAGCTCCCACCTGGTCTAGAATACGAGATCATGCACAACATTCCACACATactagaagaaaagaaagatattgATGCAGAGAAGCCACTTCTTCATCTTCCCATAGAACTCAAAAGGAAGATTAAGCACCATCTTTGTGAGCCTCTTCTAAAGAAA GTGCCAATGCTTGGTAAAAAAAACCAACTGTTGCAAATGATATGTGACTATCTCAAGCCAGTGTACTACAATGAGCACAGCTATATTGTTCGGGAGGGAGAACCACTTGATGCAGCGATTTTTGTCACGCAAGGCATTATATGGAGCTTCGCAACCAGTAATGGTGAGGGTACTGTCTCCTCAGGGGCTCAGTGCATTGAAAAAGGTCATTTTTATGGACAAGATCTTCTAGATTGGGCTTTGAACGACTCCCCCACATCACTTGACCTATCCAAGCTCCCAATCTCTACAAAAACTGTCAAAACCCATGCAAAAGTTGAAGGCTTTGCTCTAATGGCCAACGATTTGAAGACTGTAGTTTCCAAATGGAAAACCGAAGCAGCTTCTGCTTTACAAGCCGCATGGCGCCGCCGCAGCCATCCtgaaaagaagaatgaaaagcCTTCCCAGTCGGcttcagaaaacaaaaactag
- the LOC126698714 gene encoding cyclic nucleotide-gated ion channel 1-like isoform X2 — MSLRGHRKENGVRNHDNERQVLMNDGVDPGKQGTMRKTILQNLKLENKYLQMWNMMFVVSCTIAVSVDPLFFYLPVINEENKCLALDDKLKIAAICLRSVTDMVYVMNIILQFLCPSIDEAPLKLGRTVLVTDAWRIAKRYLLSYYLIDILAILPIPQVVVPIIFSEMRGSGFLNKRKFLNAVVLFQYVPRVLRIYLSWRKLISTDNNLSRIVWVKAAFNFFLYILASHVLGAFWYFFSIERETACWHIACRNHIGCNQSSFNCRYSVGNQTFLNDYCSVETPNAATPFNFGIFIDAIKSGTVASNDIPKKFAYCFWWGLRNLSSLGQNLQTSTYIWENCFAVSISIFGFLLILYFIGNLQTYMQLATQRSEEIIQKLKSKELDVKLWIHRNELPPGLEYEIMHNIPHILEEKKDIDAEKPLLHLPIELKRKIKHHLCEPLLKKVPMLGKKNQLLQMICDYLKPVYYNEHSYIVREGEPLDAAIFVTQGIIWSFATSNGEGTVSSGAQCIEKGHFYGQDLLDWALNDSPTSLDLSKLPISTKTVKTHAKVEGFALMANDLKTVVSKWKTEAASALQAAWRRRSHPEKKNEKPSQSASENKN, encoded by the exons TAAACTAGAGAATAAGTACCTGCAAATGTGGAATATGATGTTTGTTGTTTCTTGTACAATTGCAGTATCAGTGGATCCTCTGTTCTTTTATCTTCCCGTGATCAATGAAGAAAACAAGTGCCTAGCATTGGatgataaattaaaaattgcAGCTATTTGTTTGCGATCAGTCACCGATATGGTTTATGTCATGAATATCATTTTGCAATTTCTTTGCCCTTCTATAGATGAGGCTCCTCTGAAACTTGGACGAACTGTGTTAGTTACAGATGCTTGGCGAATAGCAAAGAGGTACTTGTTGTCCTACTACCTAATCGACATTCTTGCTATTCTTCCCATCCCACAG GTGGTAGTGCCCATTATTTTTTCGGAAATGAGGGGCTCAGGATTCTTGAATAAAAGGAAGTTCCTGAATGCTGTTGTTCTTTTCCAATATGTGCCAAGAGTTCTACGAATCTACCTATCATGGAGGAAACTTATCAGCACTGACAACAACCTTTCCAGAATTGTATGGGTGAAAGCTGCTTTCAATTTCTTTCTATATATCCTTGCCAGTCAT GTGCTGGGTGCCTTctggtatttcttttctatcgaACGAGAGACAGCTTGCTGGCACATAGCCTGTAGAAATCATATTGGATGCAATCAAAGTTCATTTAACTGTCGTTATAGTGTAGGAAATCAAAcatttttaaatgattattgCTCAGTAGAGACACCAAATGCTGCAACTCCttttaattttggaatattCATTGATGCCATTAAATCTGGTACCGTGGCATCCAATGATATTCCTAAAAAGTTTGCATACTGTTTCTGGTGGGGCCTGCGAAATTTGAG TTCTCTTGGTCAAAACCTTCAAACAAGTACTTATATCTGGGAAAATTGCTTCGCTGTTTCGATTTCAATCTTCGGCTTTCTGTTGATTTTGTATTTCATTGGAAATTTGCAG ACATATATGCAATTAGCAACTCAAAGGTCGGAGGAGATTATACAAAAGTTGAAATCTAAAGAACTGGATGTAAAGTTGTGGATTCATAGAAACGAGCTCCCACCTGGTCTAGAATACGAGATCATGCACAACATTCCACACATactagaagaaaagaaagatattgATGCAGAGAAGCCACTTCTTCATCTTCCCATAGAACTCAAAAGGAAGATTAAGCACCATCTTTGTGAGCCTCTTCTAAAGAAA GTGCCAATGCTTGGTAAAAAAAACCAACTGTTGCAAATGATATGTGACTATCTCAAGCCAGTGTACTACAATGAGCACAGCTATATTGTTCGGGAGGGAGAACCACTTGATGCAGCGATTTTTGTCACGCAAGGCATTATATGGAGCTTCGCAACCAGTAATGGTGAGGGTACTGTCTCCTCAGGGGCTCAGTGCATTGAAAAAGGTCATTTTTATGGACAAGATCTTCTAGATTGGGCTTTGAACGACTCCCCCACATCACTTGACCTATCCAAGCTCCCAATCTCTACAAAAACTGTCAAAACCCATGCAAAAGTTGAAGGCTTTGCTCTAATGGCCAACGATTTGAAGACTGTAGTTTCCAAATGGAAAACCGAAGCAGCTTCTGCTTTACAAGCCGCATGGCGCCGCCGCAGCCATCCtgaaaagaagaatgaaaagcCTTCCCAGTCGGcttcagaaaacaaaaactag